From the Sphingobacteruim zhuxiongii genome, the window CCACCAGTGCAGTTTCCTTGAATTCCTTCTCCTGACTAATCAGATGATGCAATACTTCTGTCGACAATCCATGTAAGACGAGTCGAAAACCGGCTCCATAAGTAGGTAGCGGAATCATCGGGTGTTTATTGTTCAACGCAACAAGCTTCTCGGGACAACGCATTATCGTAGCGGCGTAGACTCCGATAACTTCATCTAACTGTAAAGAGTTGGATGCTCGCCAGAAATCGTTATCCGTCAGAAAGAACTGATATACCGGAGTGAAGATCTCAATTGCAGACGATAAGTCTAAGACATTTGTCCATTTGTCTCTAAATTCTTCAAATGGGAGTGGACCAACCGTAATTGCGGAGAAGTTTGGATGCTCCACGGGCCGAATAGATAGTCCTTGCTCTTGAATTGCTTTATTTAAATTGATAATGAAATTATAGAGATTTAAGTCATGCTCTAAAAATAGGTTATCTTTAACAGCTTCAATTGACTCAGGTTTTAGAGGGTTCATGGGAATATCTTCCGCACCTTTGACATTATCCTTAATAAACCGAAGGACTTCTGAGCCCAAGTAAAAGTGGCGTAAAATCAAGAAGTTCGCCTCTGGTGAAACCCAATATTTCATACCCCAGTATAAGAAGCGATGTAGGGTTTTCGGTGCATTGATTAAGTTGGGCGCAACCGCCTTGAAGATCTGTAAGATAATAATCGTCAGACGCCCAATTACCCGTAAGAAGGGTAGTAAAAATTGTTTGCTTTTCCGTGTTGAATCAAATAAGAAAGCCGCTTTTGCATCCTTGTTAAACGGAACGCTATTATCTAAAAACAAGGCGTGCCAATGACTTGGATCACGAGGATTGTTCTCTAGTTTTTCAAAATATGAACTGTTATGTATCATAGCCAATTAATAATTTCCTAATTCAGCCAACTGCATTTGATAAAGTCTAGCGACCACTTTTGCGGTCTTTGCAACTCTATTCGCCATCTCTGCAGTTAACAAGTCTGAATTTAATGCATTCTCGAATCGTTCAAAATGGTTATCGTTACTATCGCTTGTCTCATGGTAAGTGAAAAATGAAACTTGATCTTCATTTAAATCAAGCTGCTCTTGTATTGCGCGTCCCCACTTTCCTGCCAATCGGTTTCCAAGGCCTTCTATGATAAACATACCTCCCAGTAAATCAAATGGATTTGGCTGGCTGGCTTTATGAAACATGTAGGCGCTTAAAGCCTCACTACCGATGTTCTTTTGCCCGCTATAGAGATCTTCTCGATTTCCACCGCAATTGATGTAATTTTTCTCTAGGATCTGATAATCCTTATGCTCATCCCTAGAGTGGGAAATAAAAGAAGAACGAATATCAAAATACTCCATGCTGACATTCGAAGCCGCACGTGCAATCCATTGAGAACCATCAATAACCTGTTGTCGCAGATTCAGTAGGAGCAAGCGATAATCTGCAAGGCTAATCGTACCATTGTAGATTCGATCGATAATATCGGTATTTCGTAGGGAAAGCTCAAAATCAACCCATGTATCTGTCAATGAACGAACAAGACGCTCTTGAATTGGTTTATGATCAATATTAACAGTAGGTGCTAATATCTCATCACTCTTGGCAATGCTAGGTTTCTTTCGATCGGATTGTGCGGCAACAACTTTCAATTTTACAAAACTTGTAATAAAGCGACCGCTTTCTGGAACCATACAAACGATATGATCACCAGCCTTTAATTGTTTTCCATTAAATAGTTCTTCGAGCATGATGTAAATTGATGCCGAACCTGTATTACCTTTCTGATGTAGGTTGGTAAACCATTTCTCCTCATCAATATGCACACCGCCTTTTGCTAGTAAATCGACAATCGGCTGTTTAAAATACTCGGATGAGTAATGGCATACCAACCAGTCAATATCTTTCACATCGAGCTTTCCATCCTCAATAAGATGGAAAAAATGCTGAACCCCAAGATTTACGGTTTCATTGACCAGCTTGATGTCTTGCTTTAAATTAATTGCCGAATCTTGATCTGCACGTGTAAACGAAGAATAATCCAGCCAGCTTTGAGTCATCTTGCCGTCGCGTGTTTTATTTGCTCCCGCAAACATACAGGGCTCGAATTTATTCGCATACGATTTAACGTCAATCCATTCAATCTGTAGCGATAGTCCCTTCGGATTAGGTGCATCGGAAAGCAACATTGCGCCGGCTCCATCAGAGAGCATCCAGCGTAAAAAATCCGTATCCAAAGGCAATCCTTTCTCCTGGATACTCGGCTGATTTTCAAATCGCGAAGCTTTAAACATTCGACTTGGCATATCCGCAGCACAAATAATAGCATGTTGGTGCTCATTCGCTTGAATATGTAAGAACGCACTTTTCAATGCCATTATGCCAGCTGAGCAAACGCTCTGATGCGATGTAATATCACATATTGGAAGCTTGGAGGCCCCATGAACCATACTTGCGAAGCCCGGAACAGGCAAATCAGACTGTGTGGTGCCTGCCGCAATAAACTGAACTGCAGATTTCTGAAAACTACCTTTCGCGAGACAGTCCTCAATTGCTTTCGCTGCCATCCCGGAAACCGAGTCTGTTGAGTTTTGCGCTTTATCCAAGGCGTAGTAACGCGTCTTAATACCATTTTGCTGAAGCATACGTGGCTTCGTTCGCGAGCTCTTGCCCGCAATAAGACCTAAGTAATCTTCAATCTCATCGTTGGAAACTGGAGAATTAGGTAAATGAGCGCCAATGGCGTTAATATATACTTGCTTAAATTCTTTCTTCATTGTTATTTATTTTAGGTAATTGGGTACCAAATAATCGGTCTATCCAAGGCAACATAAATCCGAAGTTGCCCTTCCCATATTTATGATGCATACTATGTCTAAATGTATATTTGGAGAAGGAACGAGGGTCTGTTTCTTCACTTAATTCATGGTTACAATGCCCAAGTAGATTCACGATTAAACTCATCAGTGGTAAGCTCAATAGCGAGTAAATCTGGAAATCATGTACTAAGAGCGGGAAGAAGATTACGCTTCCGAGCATAAAGGCTTCTAGCCAATGAAAGCTATAGATAGAGTATGCGGTAGGCTCGACGGACCAGTGATGTACTTTATGGACATGTCGAATCATCCAACGTCGATGCAAAAGCCAATGCATGATATAGAAGTGAATCTCATTCCAAAGAAACAATAACGGGATTTCCCAAAGACAGCGCAATGGATTATCGAACTCAACATGGAAAATACCCATTGCAAACAGCTGTTGGAATAAAATAGCTTGTATACTGAAAACAAAGATGGACACGAGTGAGTTCTTAATCTCCTGCGCGCGTTGTGCTTGCTTGGGCGCATTGACAATCTTCTTCAGGTCAGGTTCTTGAATTCGCACGAGGTAATCTGTGATGGCAGCCCCAACAAAATAGAGCAGCGAGAAGAACAAGAAAAAGAATAGACTTGTCCAATACCAGGCAGACAAAACAAACTGAAAACTCTCTTCTAATAATGCTGTCATTATTTAATGTAAGGGCTTAATTGTATGTGTTTTAGTTGGTGTTGTCATAAATATAAAACAAAATCAGAAGAATCCTAACATGCCTTTTAATTATCACTGGAATCAGGGAGAGCGCCATTAAGCTGTGTTTTACGCTTATTTGATTTAGATTAATCGTTGAATTTCAGCGTTATACACTTTATGCTTTACATGGCTATCTCGAAAAACAGCTCGAATTGTAAAATCTTCGTCTAAATCATTAAGCTTTGGGCAAAAGCCGACGAAGGGATTCGTTTAATAGAAATTAACTTCTACATTTGTTCGTATCGATTTAAATCTTGGAAATCTCCTTGGAGAAAATAAAATTCAAAGAAGAACATGTTTAAAACTACTGCCGCTTACGATCCAAATAAAACATCTTATCCTATTTTAATTGCCATCTGTTTGGCCCATCTATCGAACGATTTAATACAAGCAGTGATCCCTGCGTCATATCCTTTATTAAAAGATAATTTTCATTTGAATTTTGCACAGATTGGGATGATTACTTTTTGTTTTCAATTGGCTTCCTCTTTACTACAGCCAATTGTGGGTATGTATACAGATAAGCACCCTAAGCCTTATTCTCAAATTATTGCCATGATGTTTTCCTTTGTTGGAATCATCGCCTTATCGGTAGCCGATAGCTATTATGCGGTGTTATTTGCTGTAACGATGGTAGGCATAGGCTCTTCGATATTTCATCCAGAATCTTCGCGTGTAGCTTATTTATCCTCAGGGGGTAAACGTAGCTTAGCTCAATCGATATTTCAAATTGGTGGAAACACTGGGACGGCGCTAGCACCTTTACTACTAGCCTGGTTTGTGATACCAGCAGGCCAGAAGAATATCATGTGGTTTATTGTAGTGGTGTTAATTGCGCAGCTTATCCTGAGCTATATTGCAAGGTGGTATGTTAAAGTTTTAGAATATGCGCGAACACAGGCAAAAAAGCAAATAATGCTGCCTGATTTATCGCAAACTAGAATTGTTGTCGCTATTACGGTTTTGTTGATTTTGATCTTCTCAAAGTATGTTTACGTCGCTAGTATTACTAGTTATCTGCAATTCTATATGATGCATAAGTTTGGAATTACCGAGGTAGCCGCTCAAGTTTATCTATTCTATTTTCTAATAGCAATTGCTCTAGGGACGCTATTTGGAGGCTTCTTAGGAGATATTATGGGGAGAAAATATATAATTTGGTTATCCGTATTAGGTTGCGCACCATTTACCTTGGCATTACCTTATGCCAATGAAATGTGGACAGGAATTCTGGTATCCATTATCGGACTAATAATGGCTTCTGCATTCCCATCAATCCTAGTCTATGCCCAAGAACTATTACCAAAAAAGATAGGGATGGTATCCGGCTTATTCTATGGCTTTGCGTTTGGAATGGGGGGATTAGGAGCTGCAATATTAGGTTGGTTTGCAGATAAGACTTCCTTGGAAAGCATTTACATCGTATGTTCTTACCTTCCCTTATTGGGGGTGATTGCTTATTTTCTTCCCAATATGAAGAAAATCAAATACAAAGCCCTCTAAGGTATTTTGTATTGACAGAGCCATACAGTAGCACCGCCGCAATTTAAATCGTTCTGGCGATGTAATAGTACTTCGAAACCCTGTTCATCTAAGCGTTGTCTATATTCCTTTTCACCTAGGGAGGCATGGTAAAGATTCTCGCCATGGTACATGCCCCAGGCTTCACCTTCTTCTGGGCCACTGGTAAACAGCAGCACTCCAGCAGGTTTCAAATGCTCCTTAAAGCGCGGGAACATCGCGCGTTGCTCATCCATATTCAAGTGAAAAAAGCTATGCCATGCAATAATTGCATCAAATTGCTCTTCGAGATGAAGCTCGCGCATATCCTGCTCGAGGAAGTCGCCATCAGGGAAATTTCTCTGCGCAATAGCCAACATCGCCGTGCTCGCATCAACGCCCTTCAGCCGATAGCCTTTGTCGCGTAGATAAGCGTAAATTGGAATACCAGTACCGCAGCCTAGATCCAAAATAGAAGCAGGAAAGGGGATGTGCGCTGCAAGCAAATCCAAGTACGGTTTTTCGATAAGTGTCGTTCGCTGCTCAGCGAACCAGTCCGCTATCTTGTCATAACTCTTGAATACATCCCGCTTCATTGTGGATTAACTTTTATTGTTATAAATTATTGATATCCAATACTGTATTTCTTATACCCTAAACCTTCCATTAAAGGCTTGAAGATGTCCATTGCATTCTTTTTTGTCTGCTCTAGTATATCCGACTTCTTCACCTGCTTGGTGATTTCATTCTCCGCAGCTTTGAAAGCGTCGTCTACTAAATTCGCCTCTCGAAAGAACGCCATCTTTGTGTCGTAAACCTTCGAATCATTGTGATCAATCTTCACATAGCAGATCTCTGGATTAGGTAAAGTAATATGCACTGAATCGCCTAGCACCTCCACATCCTCCGATTTTAACTTACTTAAATCAACACATCCTACAGCATCCGCTTTAATAATCAGCAATACACTCGCATCCGGTAGAAATTGAGAAATAACCTTATGCTCAACTACATCGGACATCCTGTATTTTACTAATTCTAATTTACCCATGGACTCAATGCGTTCCAAGAGCACTTGATGGTTGCTAACAGTATTGGTCTTTGGCTTAGTAAATTGCCAGACAAACCAACCCAATCCTGCGATAACCATCAACAAGATTATAACTTTTAATAGTTTCGTCATCATGTTTTCTTTAATTCAAATAATAGACCATATTCGGCATTTCGTGTAATTAGACGGTAAACAATGGATTAAGATTATTTTAGTAACTAAGTATTTACAGTTTTGGTTTGCAAACTGACAGAATTGCAGATTTCCTTCGCAAATGTTAATTTCTTATCGCCTTTCTTCAATATTTGCGTAATTATCGTTAAGTTTAGTAAAGATATTTAATCCCTATATGACACGATCAAGGACCGTAAATCAATTTCTTTATCTGCTATTTTGCTTGTTTTTATCTGCTCCATCACTTGTTTTAGGGCAATTAGTCACCGATCCAGGGATTGCGATGCAGGAGTCTCCAACATATGCAGAACCTTATACGGTTGATAATTTGCCGAGTCCAAAGTCCAGAGGTCAAGATTACTTTGTGTCCAATCCAAACGGCATCCTGTCTGGTTCGACGGTAGCTGAACTCGATCGGCTCTCTGTGCAAATTGACTCGCTGACAGGTGCTGAATTTGCGATCGTTGTGGTCAACGACTATGTCGGCGATAGTGATTTTCAATTTGCGCTTGATCTGTTTAATAAATGGGGAATTGGAAAGAAGGAAGCGAATAACGGTTTACTGCTATTTGTAGCAGTAAATAGACATGAATACCGATTTATATCGGGCTATGGGATGGAGGCATCCATGCCGGACGCGTATTTGAAACGCATTGGCGAGAAATATCTAGTACCTAAATTCCAATCCGATGAATATGATCAAGGGATATTGGATGCTGCGAATTTTATATCGGAAGTGCTGTTATCGCCCGACATCCGTGCGGAGCTTGAAGCGCGATTACCTGAAGCGACCCCATTCTGGAGTCTACGGAATGTTTATTTAAAGAATTCCCTCTTGATCTTAGGGATGTTTGCCCTGTTTTATATCTATGTGCATTTTGTTGCTTCAAGTCTGATCCGCTCACCAAACAAAAAGAATCCATTTTTACCCATCTTTGCCGGCATGGGCTGTATGGGAATATTGATGTTTCTGACCGTATTCTTATTTGCCTTCTTACTTCATAACTTAGAGTATATCTACCAAGTAAAACATACACCATATTTTGCCTTTATACTCGCCGGTATTATTTTGGCCATGAAGGTGAATTACTCGCGTACCAACATCAATAAAAGCTATACCGACACCGAAGAACGCGCGAAAGCAGTTAATAAGTTCCTTGGCTTTACATTTATCCCCATGTTGCTATCGCCATTGGCTTGGTTTGATTTAATAGCGATCTTCAGAAGGAAAGTTAAAGATCGTAAACGATTTGTTCCACCTGATAATTCCGGTAATTGGAAGCGACTTAATCGCGATCAACTGACCCTAGGAATTGCATCTTACTTGAGTAAGGGGAATATCAAAGAGGAAAGTATCAAGGCTAGAAATTACGAGATTTGGGAAAATACCAGTAGCAAACAGATTCAGTTGATTCCTTGGGATATTGATAGGCACTTTAGTGAATGTCCAGAATGCCATTTCTATACTTTGGAGAAGAGTAAATCGCATACCATTACTGCGGCAACTTATAGTTCCAGTGGACAGGGGGAAAATGTCGATGATTGTAGAAATTGTAAATATCGTGTTGTAAACAGTACTTTTACGATTCCAAAACTAACACGAAGCTCGAGCAGCAGCAGTGGCTCTTCTGGAGGAGGTTCTTCTGGCGGGGGCTCTTCGAGTGGTAGTTTCGGCGGAGGTTCCTCTGGTGGTGGTGGTGCTGGAGGTAGATGGTAATAGGATTAGTGAACAATGAATTTTAAAATAAAGATACCCGTTGTTGTCTTAGGTTTATCTATCATAATTGCCTGCAACAACAATCAGACGAAACAGACGGTAGCAACTAGCAAAGACGCTGATACCCTGACCCTCGTATCGGAAGGGAAAATTGTTTATGAGAATGATACTTTGGTGATGTCAACAATCGACTCGCTGCCATTCTTTCAAGCAAAAGCTGAATCGACGCTACCGAATCCGAAGGATACGCTAGTTTATATTAGCGATTTTGCGAAGGCCAAGGAAATGCTGAAAGGTGAGGTGACCTTTGGAGGTTGGAACGATGCCTATAAGGTTGATTCCACCTTGGAAGGCGAATTTATTGCCTTTATACGTTTCCAAAACGGAGATACCATCAATCCGAACTATGCGAAATATACCTGGGATGCAGGCTTTGTGCGCTACTATCCAAGCGAACGCATCTTGCTGATGGAAGGCGGCCATACCTCTGATTTTTCAATCGATTTAAATCAAGGAATTGCACAGGTGGATCTAGTTGGCAATCCTGCCTATCTATTGAGCTCACCAAGTAAAAAATATCGATTGAATGGATATTTTCCAGGACAGGAATGCTCTGAATATTTCATTCAACAAAAGGGTACGACTGGCTATCAACTCTTAGGGCGTCTGCCGCTGAGTGTTACCGAAGAAGGTTTTGATCTCTGCACAATTACCGACATCTTTTGGAAGAATGATCATGAGTTCTATTTTAGAAACTTCTTCTATGGCGAAGTGCCAGATCAACGAAAGAAGTTCTTTAAAGTGCTGATAAAATAATAAAAAAAGGGCTTTCGTTTTATTCGAAAGCCCTTTTTTCTCGAGTTCATTACGCCTTGATTAATTGATTAAGTTCGGATTGTATAATTGATCATTAATCTGCTTCAATTCAGAAACTGGAATCTTGATCACCTTACGATCGTAGGTCATCAAACCATTGGTTTCTACTTCAACGTCGGTCGTTTGCGTGTAAACCGCAGCAGAAAGCCCCCATTGCGTTAATTTTACCAAGTCAGTAATAAGTTCTCTGTATCTTTTCTTAAGCTCATCAACGCTCTTAAACGATTGGTAGCCCCAATTGTCTTTCGCTTGCCATGTATGCCCTTCCACTGGAAGTCCTAATCCACCAAACTCGCCATTCGCTAAGATAAAGTCTTTACCGAAGCGTGCCGGATCTGGCATAGCTGGCTCTGGATAATTATGTAAATCTAAAATATCACCCGGCGCTTGATAATTACCACCACTTGCACCATTCACTAAGCGCGAAGGATCTTTCTGTTTCGTCCATTCTACAATTTCTTTCGTCTTAAATTGTCCCCAGGCCTCATTGAAAGGTACCCAAACAACGATACTAGGGAAGTTATGTAATTGCGTCATAATGCTATTCCACTCTTTCTTGTATATCGCTTCAGAGGCTGGACTACGGTCCTTATCCTGTTTACCAGCGCGGAACTTGCCCGGATGCATATCCCAAATATTACCTCCTAAATCGCCACTTGGCATATCTTGCCAAACTAAGATTCCAATGCTATCGCAGTGTCTATACCAGCGTGCTGGCTCAACTTTGATATGCTTACGAATCATATTGAAACCCATTTCTTTGGTTTTCTCAATATCAAACTTCAAGGCATCATCAGTAGGTGAGGTATGTAAACCATCGGGCCACCAACCTTGATCTAATGGGCCGTAATGAAATAAGAACTCATCATTTAA encodes:
- a CDS encoding DUF6999 family protein, encoding MIHNSSYFEKLENNPRDPSHWHALFLDNSVPFNKDAKAAFLFDSTRKSKQFLLPFLRVIGRLTIIILQIFKAVAPNLINAPKTLHRFLYWGMKYWVSPEANFLILRHFYLGSEVLRFIKDNVKGAEDIPMNPLKPESIEAVKDNLFLEHDLNLYNFIINLNKAIQEQGLSIRPVEHPNFSAITVGPLPFEEFRDKWTNVLDLSSAIEIFTPVYQFFLTDNDFWRASNSLQLDEVIGVYAATIMRCPEKLVALNNKHPMIPLPTYGAGFRLVLHGLSTEVLHHLISQEKEFKETALVVE
- a CDS encoding 3-oxoacyl-[acyl-carrier-protein] synthase III C-terminal domain-containing protein — encoded protein: MKKEFKQVYINAIGAHLPNSPVSNDEIEDYLGLIAGKSSRTKPRMLQQNGIKTRYYALDKAQNSTDSVSGMAAKAIEDCLAKGSFQKSAVQFIAAGTTQSDLPVPGFASMVHGASKLPICDITSHQSVCSAGIMALKSAFLHIQANEHQHAIICAADMPSRMFKASRFENQPSIQEKGLPLDTDFLRWMLSDGAGAMLLSDAPNPKGLSLQIEWIDVKSYANKFEPCMFAGANKTRDGKMTQSWLDYSSFTRADQDSAINLKQDIKLVNETVNLGVQHFFHLIEDGKLDVKDIDWLVCHYSSEYFKQPIVDLLAKGGVHIDEEKWFTNLHQKGNTGSASIYIMLEELFNGKQLKAGDHIVCMVPESGRFITSFVKLKVVAAQSDRKKPSIAKSDEILAPTVNIDHKPIQERLVRSLTDTWVDFELSLRNTDIIDRIYNGTISLADYRLLLLNLRQQVIDGSQWIARAASNVSMEYFDIRSSFISHSRDEHKDYQILEKNYINCGGNREDLYSGQKNIGSEALSAYMFHKASQPNPFDLLGGMFIIEGLGNRLAGKWGRAIQEQLDLNEDQVSFFTYHETSDSNDNHFERFENALNSDLLTAEMANRVAKTAKVVARLYQMQLAELGNY
- a CDS encoding sterol desaturase family protein — protein: MTALLEESFQFVLSAWYWTSLFFFLFFSLLYFVGAAITDYLVRIQEPDLKKIVNAPKQAQRAQEIKNSLVSIFVFSIQAILFQQLFAMGIFHVEFDNPLRCLWEIPLLFLWNEIHFYIMHWLLHRRWMIRHVHKVHHWSVEPTAYSIYSFHWLEAFMLGSVIFFPLLVHDFQIYSLLSLPLMSLIVNLLGHCNHELSEETDPRSFSKYTFRHSMHHKYGKGNFGFMLPWIDRLFGTQLPKINNNEERI
- a CDS encoding MFS transporter, which encodes MFKTTAAYDPNKTSYPILIAICLAHLSNDLIQAVIPASYPLLKDNFHLNFAQIGMITFCFQLASSLLQPIVGMYTDKHPKPYSQIIAMMFSFVGIIALSVADSYYAVLFAVTMVGIGSSIFHPESSRVAYLSSGGKRSLAQSIFQIGGNTGTALAPLLLAWFVIPAGQKNIMWFIVVVLIAQLILSYIARWYVKVLEYARTQAKKQIMLPDLSQTRIVVAITVLLILIFSKYVYVASITSYLQFYMMHKFGITEVAAQVYLFYFLIAIALGTLFGGFLGDIMGRKYIIWLSVLGCAPFTLALPYANEMWTGILVSIIGLIMASAFPSILVYAQELLPKKIGMVSGLFYGFAFGMGGLGAAILGWFADKTSLESIYIVCSYLPLLGVIAYFLPNMKKIKYKAL
- a CDS encoding class I SAM-dependent methyltransferase encodes the protein MKRDVFKSYDKIADWFAEQRTTLIEKPYLDLLAAHIPFPASILDLGCGTGIPIYAYLRDKGYRLKGVDASTAMLAIAQRNFPDGDFLEQDMRELHLEEQFDAIIAWHSFFHLNMDEQRAMFPRFKEHLKPAGVLLFTSGPEEGEAWGMYHGENLYHASLGEKEYRQRLDEQGFEVLLHRQNDLNCGGATVWLCQYKIP
- a CDS encoding DUF4230 domain-containing protein; this translates as MMTKLLKVIILLMVIAGLGWFVWQFTKPKTNTVSNHQVLLERIESMGKLELVKYRMSDVVEHKVISQFLPDASVLLIIKADAVGCVDLSKLKSEDVEVLGDSVHITLPNPEICYVKIDHNDSKVYDTKMAFFREANLVDDAFKAAENEITKQVKKSDILEQTKKNAMDIFKPLMEGLGYKKYSIGYQ
- a CDS encoding TPM domain-containing protein; amino-acid sequence: MTRSRTVNQFLYLLFCLFLSAPSLVLGQLVTDPGIAMQESPTYAEPYTVDNLPSPKSRGQDYFVSNPNGILSGSTVAELDRLSVQIDSLTGAEFAIVVVNDYVGDSDFQFALDLFNKWGIGKKEANNGLLLFVAVNRHEYRFISGYGMEASMPDAYLKRIGEKYLVPKFQSDEYDQGILDAANFISEVLLSPDIRAELEARLPEATPFWSLRNVYLKNSLLILGMFALFYIYVHFVASSLIRSPNKKNPFLPIFAGMGCMGILMFLTVFLFAFLLHNLEYIYQVKHTPYFAFILAGIILAMKVNYSRTNINKSYTDTEERAKAVNKFLGFTFIPMLLSPLAWFDLIAIFRRKVKDRKRFVPPDNSGNWKRLNRDQLTLGIASYLSKGNIKEESIKARNYEIWENTSSKQIQLIPWDIDRHFSECPECHFYTLEKSKSHTITAATYSSSGQGENVDDCRNCKYRVVNSTFTIPKLTRSSSSSSGSSGGGSSGGGSSSGSFGGGSSGGGGAGGRW